The Rhodopseudomonas palustris genome window below encodes:
- a CDS encoding NAD(P)H-dependent flavin oxidoreductase yields the protein MIKTRFTEAFGVEHPIVQGGMQWVGRAELVAAVANAGALGMITALTQPTPEDLAKEIARCREMTDKPFGVNLTILPAIKPPPYAEYRRVIIESGVKIVETAGNKPQEHVEDFKKHGVKVLHKCTSVRHALSAERMGVDGISIDGFECAGHPGEDDTPGLVLIPAAADKIKIPMIASGGFADARGLVAALALGADGINMGTRFMCTKESPIHQAVKEKIVANDERSTDLIFRTLRNTSRVAKNAISQQVIELEKQGATFEQVKELVAGSRGKMVYVNGDTDEGVWSAGMVQGLIHDIPSCAELVSRIVREAEAIIRGRLEVMTSGGAREAAE from the coding sequence ATGATCAAGACCCGTTTCACCGAAGCCTTCGGCGTCGAACATCCGATCGTGCAAGGCGGCATGCAATGGGTCGGCCGGGCCGAGCTGGTCGCCGCCGTCGCCAATGCCGGCGCGCTCGGCATGATCACCGCGCTGACGCAGCCGACGCCGGAAGATCTCGCCAAGGAAATCGCGCGCTGCCGCGAGATGACCGACAAGCCGTTCGGCGTCAATCTCACTATCCTGCCGGCGATCAAGCCGCCGCCTTACGCCGAGTATCGCCGCGTCATCATCGAGAGCGGCGTCAAGATCGTCGAGACCGCCGGCAACAAGCCGCAGGAGCACGTCGAGGACTTCAAGAAGCACGGCGTCAAGGTGCTGCACAAATGCACCAGCGTCCGCCACGCGCTGTCGGCGGAGCGGATGGGCGTCGACGGCATCTCGATCGACGGCTTCGAATGCGCCGGCCACCCGGGCGAGGACGACACTCCCGGCCTGGTGCTGATCCCGGCCGCCGCCGACAAGATCAAGATCCCGATGATCGCTTCCGGCGGCTTCGCCGATGCGCGCGGCCTGGTCGCGGCGCTGGCGCTCGGCGCCGACGGCATCAACATGGGCACCCGCTTCATGTGCACCAAGGAGAGCCCGATCCATCAGGCGGTGAAGGAAAAGATCGTCGCCAATGACGAGCGCTCCACCGACCTGATCTTCCGCACCCTGCGCAACACCTCGCGGGTCGCCAAGAATGCAATCAGCCAGCAGGTGATCGAGCTGGAGAAGCAGGGTGCGACCTTCGAGCAGGTCAAGGAGCTGGTCGCCGGCTCGCGCGGCAAAATGGTCTATGTCAACGGCGACACCGACGAAGGCGTATGGTCGGCGGGCATGGTGCAGGGCCTGATCCATGATATTCCAAGCTGCGCCGAGCTGGTGTCGCGGATCGTGCGCGAGGCGGAGGCGATCATCCGCGGCCGGCTCGAGGTCATGACCTCGGGCGGCGCGCGCGAGGCCGCGGAGTAA
- a CDS encoding 2-dehydropantoate 2-reductase → MKVCIYGAGAIGGYLGVQLAHSGAADVSLVARGAHLQAMKENGLKLLIGDEERVIKPNATDKPAELGVQDFIIICLKAHSITGAIESMKPLLGSHTRIVTAVNGVPYWYFYKHGGNEFEGRTLESIDPGGRQWKELGPERGIGCIVYPATEIEAPGVIRHVYGDKFPIGEPSGETTPDVENLSKVFEAAGLKAPILDRIRDEIWLKLWGNVCFNPISALTHATLDVIASDPATRALSKAMMLEAQQIAETFGVKFRVDVERRIEGARKVGAHKTSMLQDLERGRPMEIDPLVTVVQEMGRMTNIPTPAIDSVLGLVIQRAKVAGLY, encoded by the coding sequence ATGAAAGTCTGTATCTATGGCGCCGGCGCGATCGGCGGTTATCTCGGCGTCCAGCTCGCTCACTCCGGCGCCGCCGACGTCAGCCTGGTGGCGCGCGGCGCGCATCTGCAGGCGATGAAGGAGAACGGGCTCAAGCTGCTGATCGGGGACGAAGAGCGGGTGATCAAGCCCAACGCCACCGACAAGCCGGCCGAGCTCGGCGTCCAGGACTTCATCATCATCTGCCTGAAGGCGCATTCGATCACCGGTGCGATCGAGTCGATGAAGCCGCTGCTCGGCTCGCACACCCGCATTGTCACCGCGGTGAACGGCGTGCCGTATTGGTACTTCTACAAGCACGGCGGCAATGAGTTCGAAGGCCGCACGCTGGAGAGCATCGATCCGGGCGGCCGGCAGTGGAAGGAGCTCGGCCCCGAGCGCGGCATCGGCTGCATCGTCTATCCGGCGACCGAGATCGAAGCGCCCGGCGTGATCCGCCACGTCTATGGCGACAAATTCCCGATCGGCGAGCCGTCGGGCGAAACCACCCCCGACGTCGAGAACCTGTCGAAGGTGTTCGAAGCCGCCGGGCTGAAGGCGCCGATCCTCGACCGCATCCGCGACGAGATCTGGCTGAAGCTGTGGGGTAACGTCTGCTTCAATCCGATCAGCGCGCTGACGCATGCGACGCTGGACGTGATCGCGTCCGATCCGGCGACGCGGGCACTGTCCAAGGCGATGATGCTGGAAGCGCAGCAGATCGCCGAGACCTTCGGCGTCAAGTTCCGCGTCGACGTTGAACGCCGCATCGAAGGCGCCCGCAAGGTCGGCGCACATAAGACCTCGATGCTGCAGGATCTCGAACGCGGCCGTCCGATGGAAATCGATCCGCTCGTCACCGTGGTGCAGGAAATGGGCCGGATGACCAACATCCCCACCCCCGCGATCGACTCCGTCCTCGGCCTCGTGATCCAGCGCGCCAAGGTGGCGGGGCTGTACTAA
- a CDS encoding zinc-binding dehydrogenase produces the protein MKAYVYGAAGAAITEVDKPAPKGPQVLIRVRACGLNRADLGMTKGHAHGAAGGVGAVLGMEFAGEVVALGDEAYGCKVGDRVMGSTAGAFGEYTLADHGRLLPIPDGMSFEDAATLPVALTTMHNAVVAIGKLRSGQSVLVQGASSGVGLMAMQIAKLKGARKVIGSSTDKSRREKLHQFGADLAIDSSGDGWVDQVLDAAGGAGVDLVIDQVSGKVANQNLAATRVLGRIVNVGRLGGTHADFNFDLHAARRIDYVGVTFRSRSVEEVREIFRQVRGDIWPAVEARILKVPVDKVFPFAEIGAAFAHMEANRHLGKIVVTL, from the coding sequence ATGAAAGCCTATGTCTACGGCGCCGCCGGCGCCGCCATCACTGAAGTCGACAAGCCGGCGCCGAAAGGCCCGCAAGTCCTGATCCGGGTCCGCGCCTGCGGACTCAACCGCGCCGACCTCGGCATGACCAAGGGCCATGCTCATGGCGCCGCCGGCGGCGTGGGCGCGGTGCTCGGCATGGAGTTCGCCGGCGAAGTCGTAGCGCTCGGCGACGAGGCCTATGGCTGCAAGGTCGGCGACCGCGTGATGGGCTCCACCGCCGGCGCGTTCGGCGAGTACACCCTCGCCGATCACGGCCGGCTGCTGCCGATCCCGGACGGCATGAGCTTCGAAGACGCCGCCACCCTGCCGGTCGCGCTCACCACGATGCACAATGCGGTGGTGGCGATCGGCAAGCTGCGCTCCGGGCAGTCGGTGCTGGTGCAAGGCGCCAGCTCCGGCGTCGGGCTGATGGCGATGCAGATCGCCAAGCTGAAGGGCGCCCGCAAGGTGATCGGATCGTCGACCGACAAGAGCCGCCGCGAAAAGCTGCATCAGTTCGGTGCGGATCTGGCGATCGACTCCTCCGGCGACGGCTGGGTCGATCAGGTGCTCGACGCCGCCGGCGGCGCCGGCGTCGATCTCGTGATCGACCAGGTCTCCGGCAAGGTCGCCAACCAGAACCTCGCCGCCACGCGGGTGCTCGGCCGCATCGTCAATGTCGGCAGGCTCGGCGGCACCCATGCGGACTTCAATTTCGATCTGCACGCCGCGCGCCGGATCGACTATGTCGGCGTCACCTTCCGCAGCCGCAGCGTCGAAGAAGTCCGCGAAATCTTCCGCCAGGTCCGCGGCGACATCTGGCCGGCGGTCGAAGCACGCATCTTGAAGGTGCCGGTCGACAAGGTGTTTCCGTTCGCGGAGATCGGCGCCGCCTTCGCCCACATGGAAGCCAACCGCCACCTCGGCAAGATCGTGGTGACGCTGTAA
- a CDS encoding PAS domain-containing sensor histidine kinase, producing MARVQAADACAQSDSIKGLAQSIAKPAYHRLLNAEPVLRRAVPLLIIAFLVTIFFGAAVQIIEQSKQKRGAMNRDLSALADLIAERLEHIGVVRLDRPASIERLQNLLPGLIPTWGIAAGRHVIVTSADQRILARVPIGAEPSLDNRFLEVLGAASLTKSGQSNGVTEITLPGGASALATMHVVKSLPGQVVIIQEDTGSVLRSDTALQVTLSATTGFVVLILGFAFHWQSTRAREGDLINDAVRSRIDTALNRGRCGLWDWDLSRGRIFWSQSMFTILGLESRNDLLTFGEVNALVKGEDIDLFAIADELMAGRVDHIDHSFQMRHAHGHWIWLRMRCELTQESGSTEKHLIGIAVDITEQKSLAERSVEADLRLRDAIETIPEAFVLWDAENRLVLCNSHFQRLHKLPDSAVTPGTSYETILEVGRMPQLRTRLCDNGAVMPGARTFEAQLDDGSWLHISERRTKDGGYVAVGTDITRIKAHEQKLVDNDLRLRATVADLKITQSKLEKQALELADLARKYADEKRRAEEANQTKSKFLANMSHELRTPLNAIIGFSEIMGSGMFGTLGSEKYQEYCHDIMTSGHYLLEVINDILDMSKIEAGRMRLEMEPLDLAKTIGESLKVVAGRAEHKHLDLRSELNDQIPIVADRRAIKQILINLLSNAVKFTPDAGRVTVRGRVAGGSIVLMIADTGIGIPPQSLRRLGQPFEQVESQLTKSYHGSGLGLAIAKSLVNLHGGSMRLRSTLGAGTIVMVSLPRTCQQRPLAA from the coding sequence ATGGCGCGCGTGCAGGCAGCGGACGCCTGCGCTCAATCCGATTCAATTAAAGGATTGGCGCAGTCGATCGCTAAACCCGCCTATCATCGGCTGCTGAATGCAGAGCCGGTGTTGCGGCGCGCGGTGCCTTTGCTGATCATCGCATTTCTGGTCACCATCTTCTTCGGTGCCGCTGTTCAGATCATTGAGCAGAGCAAGCAGAAGCGCGGTGCGATGAACCGCGATCTCAGCGCACTCGCCGATCTGATCGCCGAGCGGCTCGAGCATATCGGCGTGGTCCGGCTCGACCGCCCTGCCTCGATCGAACGGCTGCAGAATCTTCTGCCCGGACTGATCCCGACCTGGGGCATCGCCGCGGGTCGGCACGTCATCGTCACCAGCGCCGATCAGCGGATTCTGGCGCGCGTGCCGATCGGCGCCGAACCCAGCCTCGACAACCGTTTCCTCGAAGTGCTCGGCGCGGCGTCGTTGACCAAGTCCGGTCAGTCGAACGGTGTCACTGAAATCACCCTGCCCGGCGGCGCTTCCGCGCTGGCGACGATGCACGTGGTGAAGTCGCTGCCCGGTCAGGTCGTCATCATCCAGGAGGACACCGGCTCGGTGCTGCGATCGGACACCGCACTGCAGGTCACGCTGTCGGCCACCACCGGCTTCGTGGTGCTGATCCTCGGCTTCGCCTTCCATTGGCAGTCGACCCGCGCCCGCGAGGGCGACCTGATCAACGACGCGGTGCGCAGCCGGATCGACACCGCGCTCAATCGCGGCCGCTGCGGCCTATGGGATTGGGATCTCAGCCGCGGCCGGATCTTCTGGTCGCAATCGATGTTCACGATCCTCGGCCTGGAGAGCCGCAACGACCTCCTCACCTTCGGTGAGGTCAATGCGCTGGTGAAGGGCGAGGACATCGACCTGTTCGCGATCGCCGACGAACTGATGGCCGGCCGGGTCGATCACATCGACCACAGCTTCCAGATGCGTCACGCTCATGGCCATTGGATCTGGCTGCGGATGCGCTGCGAGCTCACCCAGGAGTCCGGCTCGACCGAGAAGCACCTGATCGGCATCGCGGTCGACATCACCGAGCAGAAGAGCCTTGCCGAGCGTTCGGTCGAAGCCGATCTGCGCCTGCGCGACGCGATCGAGACCATCCCGGAAGCCTTCGTGCTGTGGGACGCCGAGAACCGTCTGGTGCTGTGCAATTCGCACTTCCAGCGGCTGCATAAGCTGCCGGACTCGGCGGTGACGCCCGGCACCTCCTACGAGACCATTCTGGAAGTCGGCCGCATGCCGCAGCTCCGCACCCGGCTGTGCGACAACGGCGCGGTGATGCCCGGCGCCCGCACCTTCGAGGCGCAGCTCGACGACGGCAGCTGGCTGCACATCAGCGAGCGCCGCACCAAGGACGGCGGCTACGTCGCGGTCGGTACCGACATCACCAGGATCAAGGCGCACGAACAAAAGCTGGTCGACAACGATCTGCGGCTGCGCGCCACCGTCGCTGATCTCAAGATCACGCAGTCGAAGCTGGAGAAGCAGGCGCTCGAACTCGCCGACCTCGCCCGCAAATACGCCGACGAAAAACGGCGGGCCGAGGAAGCCAATCAGACCAAATCGAAATTCCTGGCCAATATGAGCCACGAGCTGCGCACGCCGCTCAACGCCATCATCGGCTTCTCGGAGATCATGGGCAGCGGCATGTTCGGCACGCTGGGCTCGGAGAAGTATCAGGAATACTGCCACGACATCATGACCAGCGGTCACTATCTGCTGGAGGTGATCAACGACATTCTCGACATGTCGAAGATCGAAGCCGGCCGGATGCGGCTGGAGATGGAGCCGCTCGATCTCGCCAAGACCATCGGCGAGTCGCTGAAAGTCGTGGCCGGCCGCGCCGAGCACAAGCATCTCGACCTGCGCTCCGAGCTCAACGACCAGATTCCGATCGTCGCCGACCGCCGCGCCATCAAGCAGATCCTGATCAACCTTTTGTCGAACGCGGTGAAGTTCACCCCCGACGCCGGCCGGGTGACGGTGCGCGGACGCGTCGCCGGCGGCTCGATCGTGCTGATGATCGCCGACACCGGCATCGGCATTCCGCCGCAATCACTGCGCCGCCTCGGCCAGCCATTCGAGCAGGTCGAAAGCCAGCTCACCAAGAGCTATCACGGCTCCGGCCTCGGCCTTGCGATCGCCAAGTCGCTGGTCAATCTACACGGCGGCTCGATGCGGCTGCGCTCGACGCTCGGCGCCGGCACCATCGTGATGGTGAGCCTGCCCCGCACCTGCCAGCAGCGCCCCCTCGCCGCCTGA
- a CDS encoding fumarylacetoacetate hydrolase family protein — protein sequence MTKWVRFRAKGAVGFGTIAHSDITVHDGDMFGANKPTGQTLQLGDVELLSPCAPGKIIGLWNNFRALAAKLNQSIPPEPLYFLKATTSVASHGAVVNRPASYDGKVVYEGELGIVIGKRASNISEADAASHIFGYTCVNDITAADILNRDPSFPQWARAKSFDGFGPFGPAIATGLDPQALSIRTILNGAERQNYPVADMIFTPHKLVSLLSHDMTLEPGDLICCGTSVGVGVMKEPANAVTIAIEGIGELHNEFRQAAKA from the coding sequence GTGACCAAATGGGTTCGTTTTCGCGCCAAGGGCGCGGTCGGGTTCGGCACTATCGCGCATTCCGATATCACCGTGCATGACGGTGACATGTTCGGCGCCAACAAACCGACCGGGCAGACGCTACAGCTCGGCGATGTCGAGCTGCTCAGCCCATGCGCGCCCGGCAAGATCATCGGGCTGTGGAACAACTTTCGCGCGCTCGCCGCCAAGCTCAATCAGTCGATCCCGCCGGAGCCTTTGTACTTCCTCAAAGCCACCACCAGCGTCGCATCGCACGGCGCCGTGGTGAACCGTCCCGCCTCTTACGACGGCAAGGTGGTGTATGAGGGCGAGCTCGGCATCGTCATCGGCAAGCGCGCCAGCAACATTTCCGAAGCCGACGCCGCGTCGCACATCTTCGGCTACACCTGCGTCAACGACATCACCGCGGCCGATATCCTCAACCGCGATCCAAGCTTCCCGCAATGGGCGCGCGCCAAGAGCTTCGACGGCTTCGGTCCGTTCGGCCCGGCGATCGCCACCGGGCTTGATCCGCAGGCGCTGTCGATCCGCACCATTCTGAATGGCGCCGAGCGGCAGAACTACCCGGTCGCCGACATGATCTTCACTCCGCACAAGCTCGTCAGCCTGCTGTCGCACGACATGACGCTGGAGCCCGGCGACTTGATCTGCTGCGGCACCTCGGTCGGCGTCGGCGTGATGAAAGAACCGGCCAACGCCGTCACCATCGCGATCGAAGGCATCGGCGAACTGCACAATGAATTCCGTCAGGCGGCGAAAGCCTGA
- the oxlT gene encoding oxalate/formate MFS antiporter, which produces MTDTVHGVAAAQTRRVSESYRWTQLAIGVGAMVMIANYQYGWTFFVPDIQKTFGWDRASIQWAFTLFVLFETWLVPIEGWFVDKYGPRLVVLIGGILCAIGWAINAQATTLSGYYLGMIVAGIGAGAVYGTCVGNALKWFPDKRGLAAGLTAAGFGAGSALTVAPIQAMIRDSGFQTTFMYFGLGQGIVIVFLSLLLLAPKPGQVPLPTRNANVFQTRRDYRPTEVLRQPVFWLMYFMFVIVGAGGLMVTANLKPIAADWKIADTPVTLMAMTMTAVTFAATFDRILNGLTRPFFGWISDKIGRENTMFIAFGLEGIGIYALYALGQDPVWFVLLSGLVFFAWGEIYSLFPSTCTDTFGAKFAATNAGLLYTAKGTAALLVPLANSLQQSSGSWDLVFLLAAAANILASLLALLVLKPWRRSVVAKSEMV; this is translated from the coding sequence ATGACGGACACGGTGCACGGGGTGGCCGCCGCGCAGACGCGGCGCGTGAGTGAGAGCTATCGCTGGACGCAACTCGCCATCGGCGTCGGCGCGATGGTGATGATCGCCAACTATCAATACGGCTGGACGTTCTTCGTCCCCGACATTCAGAAAACCTTCGGCTGGGACCGCGCCTCGATCCAATGGGCATTCACCCTCTTCGTATTGTTCGAGACCTGGCTGGTGCCGATCGAGGGCTGGTTCGTGGACAAATACGGCCCGCGTCTGGTGGTGCTGATCGGCGGCATCCTGTGTGCGATCGGCTGGGCGATCAACGCGCAGGCGACGACACTGTCGGGCTACTATCTTGGCATGATTGTCGCCGGCATCGGTGCCGGTGCGGTGTACGGCACCTGCGTCGGCAACGCGCTGAAATGGTTTCCGGACAAGCGGGGACTAGCGGCCGGATTGACGGCGGCCGGCTTCGGGGCCGGCTCGGCGCTCACCGTGGCGCCGATCCAGGCGATGATCCGCGACTCCGGCTTTCAGACCACCTTCATGTATTTCGGTCTCGGCCAGGGCATCGTGATCGTGTTCCTGTCGCTGCTGCTGCTGGCGCCGAAGCCGGGACAGGTGCCCTTGCCCACCCGCAACGCCAACGTGTTCCAGACGCGGCGCGACTACCGGCCGACCGAGGTGCTGCGCCAGCCGGTGTTCTGGCTGATGTACTTCATGTTCGTGATCGTCGGCGCCGGCGGGCTGATGGTCACCGCCAACCTGAAGCCGATCGCTGCCGACTGGAAGATCGCCGACACACCCGTCACGCTGATGGCGATGACGATGACGGCGGTGACCTTCGCGGCGACCTTCGATCGCATCCTCAACGGCCTAACGCGGCCGTTCTTCGGCTGGATCTCCGACAAGATCGGCCGCGAGAACACGATGTTCATCGCGTTCGGGCTCGAAGGCATCGGCATCTACGCGCTGTATGCGCTGGGTCAGGATCCGGTGTGGTTCGTGCTGCTGTCGGGTCTGGTGTTTTTCGCCTGGGGCGAGATCTACTCGCTGTTCCCTTCGACCTGCACCGACACGTTCGGGGCGAAGTTCGCCGCCACCAATGCGGGGCTACTCTACACCGCCAAGGGCACAGCGGCGCTGCTGGTGCCGCTCGCCAACTCGCTGCAGCAATCGAGCGGCAGTTGGGACCTGGTGTTCCTGCTCGCGGCAGCCGCCAACATCCTGGCGTCACTGCTCGCGTTGCTGGTGCTCAAACCTTGGCGGCGCAGCGTCGTCGCCAAGAGCGAAATGGTCTGA
- a CDS encoding GntR family transcriptional regulator: MIARARPTPNETPAEPELGIMRLAPETSFKTKAYEALKQAILKMDIYTTPEPVMLDERALSDKLGVSRTPIREAIAMLEQEGLVKAVPRRGIIVVRRTKAEIVDMIRAWAALESMAARLITIVARKRDIAALRDVFKEFGPGRLPQDHIDEYSRANIVFHQTLISLSESPVLVDMTNDILIHVRGYRQLTIGRKERIAASLPEHLAMIEALETRDTELAEKLARDHTLRLAAYVETHGQELFA; this comes from the coding sequence ATGATCGCGCGTGCCCGCCCCACTCCGAACGAGACGCCCGCCGAGCCCGAACTCGGCATCATGCGGCTCGCGCCGGAGACCAGCTTCAAGACCAAGGCCTACGAGGCGCTGAAGCAGGCGATCCTGAAGATGGACATCTACACCACGCCCGAGCCGGTGATGCTCGATGAACGCGCGCTGTCGGACAAGCTCGGCGTCAGCCGCACGCCGATCCGTGAAGCGATCGCGATGCTCGAGCAGGAAGGCCTGGTGAAGGCGGTGCCGCGCCGGGGCATCATCGTGGTGCGCCGGACCAAAGCCGAGATCGTCGACATGATCCGCGCCTGGGCGGCGCTGGAGAGCATGGCGGCGCGGCTGATCACCATCGTGGCGCGCAAGCGCGACATTGCAGCGCTGCGCGACGTGTTCAAGGAGTTCGGTCCGGGCCGGCTGCCGCAGGATCACATCGACGAATATTCGCGCGCCAACATCGTGTTCCACCAGACGCTGATCTCGCTGAGCGAGTCGCCGGTGCTGGTCGACATGACCAACGACATCCTGATCCACGTCCGCGGCTATCGCCAGCTCACCATCGGCCGCAAGGAGCGCATCGCCGCCTCCCTGCCCGAGCATCTGGCGATGATCGAGGCGCTCGAAACCCGCGACACCGAACTCGCCGAAAAGCTGGCGCGCGATCACACGCTGCGGCTGGCCGCTTATGTCGAGACTCACGGCCAGGAGCTGTTCGCCTGA
- the frc gene encoding formyl-CoA transferase, with amino-acid sequence MTKALDGVRVLDFTHVQSGPTCTQLLAWFGADVIKVERPGSGDITRGQLQDIPKVDSLYFTMLNHNKRSITLDTKNPKGKEVLTALIRTCDVLVENFGPGVLDRMGFTWEKIQEINPRMIVASIKGFGPGPYEDCKVYENVAQCTGGAASTTGFREGLPLVTGAQIGDSGTGLHLALGIVTALYQRHHTGRGQRVTAAMQDGVLNLCRVKLRDQQRLAHGPLKEYSQFGEGIPFGDAVPRAGNDSGGGQPGRILKCKGWEQDPNAYIYVITQAPVWEKICDVIGETGWKTHPDYATPPARLSRLNEIFGRIEQWTMTKTKFEAMEILNADDIPCGPILSMKELAEDQSLRATGTIVEVDHPARGKYLSVGNPIKLSDSPTEVKRSPLLGEHTDEILRDVLGYSDAHVAEIHDSGATAPPRKQAAE; translated from the coding sequence ATGACCAAGGCGCTCGACGGCGTTCGCGTTCTCGACTTCACCCATGTCCAATCCGGCCCGACCTGCACGCAGCTGTTGGCGTGGTTCGGCGCCGACGTCATCAAGGTGGAGCGTCCCGGCAGCGGCGACATCACCCGCGGTCAGCTGCAGGACATCCCGAAGGTGGACAGCCTGTATTTCACCATGCTGAACCACAACAAGCGGTCGATCACGCTCGACACCAAGAACCCGAAGGGCAAGGAGGTGCTGACCGCGCTGATCCGCACCTGCGACGTGCTGGTGGAGAACTTCGGCCCCGGCGTGCTCGACCGGATGGGCTTCACCTGGGAGAAGATCCAGGAGATCAATCCGCGGATGATCGTCGCCTCGATCAAGGGCTTCGGTCCTGGTCCGTATGAAGACTGCAAGGTGTACGAGAACGTCGCGCAGTGCACCGGTGGTGCTGCCTCCACCACCGGCTTCCGCGAAGGGCTGCCGCTGGTCACCGGCGCGCAGATCGGCGACAGCGGCACCGGCCTGCATCTCGCGCTCGGTATCGTCACCGCGCTGTATCAGCGCCACCACACCGGCCGCGGCCAGCGCGTCACCGCGGCGATGCAGGACGGCGTGCTGAATCTCTGCCGCGTCAAGCTGCGCGACCAGCAGCGCCTCGCCCACGGCCCGCTCAAGGAATACAGCCAGTTCGGCGAAGGCATCCCGTTCGGCGACGCGGTGCCGCGCGCCGGCAACGATTCCGGCGGCGGCCAGCCCGGCCGCATCCTGAAGTGCAAAGGCTGGGAGCAGGATCCGAACGCCTATATCTACGTCATCACCCAGGCCCCAGTGTGGGAGAAGATCTGCGACGTGATCGGCGAGACCGGCTGGAAGACCCATCCGGACTACGCCACGCCGCCGGCGCGCCTGTCACGGCTCAACGAGATCTTCGGGCGGATCGAGCAGTGGACCATGACCAAGACCAAGTTCGAGGCCATGGAAATCCTCAACGCCGATGACATCCCCTGCGGCCCGATCCTGTCGATGAAGGAACTCGCCGAGGATCAGTCGCTGCGCGCCACCGGCACCATCGTCGAAGTCGATCACCCGGCCCGCGGCAAGTACCTGTCGGTCGGCAACCCGATCAAGCTGTCGGACTCCCCCACCGAGGTGAAGCGCTCGCCGCTGCTTGGTGAACATACAGACGAAATCCTACGCGACGTCCTCGGCTACAGCGACGCGCACGTCGCCGAGATCCACGATTCCGGCGCGACCGCCCCGCCGCGCAAGCAAGCGGCGGAATAA
- a CDS encoding cation-efflux pump, with protein MNDIASTKSRVAAVSVVASATMAAAKFAIGIAIGSLALISEALHSSIDLVATIITWFVVRISDRPADDAHHYGHGKIESLSALGVIAMLYVLAGGILVEAYSRLREGAPPPTFSYLAFAILGVDIVVNLWRAWALHRTAVATKSQALAADALHFASDVLGSFAVIAGLALAAAGFHWGDAAAAIGVAVMISLLGLRLGRSTIQTLLDRAPEGVSDKAREAIGAVPGVVGIERLRARMVGPTHFIDALVEVPRTYPIDRIDEIKRKAQESMSAMFGDADLTFTAIPVARDNESVRERIMVIARNSGLAVHHVTVHDLGHKLIVSIDLEVDGDMPLIEAHDIAHKLEDHIREDFGADVEVDTHIEPLEPELPQGSDAAPARVEEIRLALRRLTHDGAIHDVHSVRVRDTEAGEIVNFHCYADPSMSVISVHEHVDEIERKLRAKFPSVKRVISHAEPPNAD; from the coding sequence ATGAACGACATCGCCAGCACCAAGTCGCGAGTGGCCGCGGTCTCCGTTGTGGCGAGTGCCACTATGGCGGCGGCGAAATTCGCCATCGGCATCGCCATCGGTTCGCTGGCGCTGATTTCCGAAGCTCTGCACAGCTCGATCGATCTGGTCGCCACCATCATCACCTGGTTCGTGGTGCGGATCTCCGACCGCCCCGCCGACGACGCGCATCACTACGGCCACGGCAAGATCGAGAGCCTGTCGGCGCTCGGCGTGATCGCGATGCTGTACGTGCTGGCCGGCGGCATTCTGGTCGAGGCCTATAGCCGGCTGCGCGAAGGCGCGCCGCCGCCGACCTTCTCGTATCTGGCCTTCGCCATTCTCGGCGTCGATATCGTCGTCAATCTGTGGCGCGCCTGGGCCCTGCACCGTACCGCGGTCGCCACCAAGAGCCAGGCGCTCGCCGCCGACGCGCTGCATTTTGCTTCCGACGTGCTCGGCTCGTTCGCGGTGATCGCCGGCCTCGCGCTGGCCGCTGCAGGCTTTCACTGGGGCGACGCTGCGGCTGCGATCGGCGTCGCGGTGATGATCTCGCTGCTCGGCCTGCGGCTCGGCCGCTCGACCATCCAGACCCTGCTCGACCGCGCACCCGAAGGCGTCTCTGACAAAGCACGCGAGGCGATCGGTGCGGTGCCGGGTGTGGTCGGCATCGAACGGCTGCGCGCCCGCATGGTCGGCCCGACGCATTTCATCGACGCCCTGGTCGAAGTGCCCCGCACCTACCCGATCGATCGCATCGACGAGATCAAGCGCAAGGCCCAGGAATCGATGTCGGCGATGTTCGGCGATGCCGACCTCACCTTCACGGCGATTCCGGTGGCGCGCGACAATGAAAGCGTGCGCGAGCGCATCATGGTGATCGCCCGCAATTCCGGTCTCGCGGTCCACCACGTCACTGTGCACGATCTCGGTCACAAGCTGATTGTCAGCATCGACCTCGAGGTCGACGGCGATATGCCGCTGATCGAAGCGCACGACATCGCACACAAGCTCGAGGATCACATCCGCGAGGACTTCGGTGCCGATGTCGAAGTCGACACCCACATCGAGCCGCTGGAGCCGGAGCTGCCGCAGGGCTCCGATGCCGCGCCCGCGCGTGTCGAAGAGATTCGGCTGGCGCTGCGCCGCCTCACCCACGACGGCGCGATCCACGACGTGCACAGCGTCCGTGTGCGCGACACCGAGGCCGGCGAGATCGTCAACTTCCACTGCTACGCCGATCCGTCGATGAGCGTGATCTCGGTGCACGAGCACGTCGACGAAATCGAGCGGAAGCTGCGCGCCAAGTTCCCCTCGGTGAAGCGCGTGATCAGTCACGCCGAACCGCCGAACGCGGACTGA